A window of Pantoea agglomerans contains these coding sequences:
- the sgrR gene encoding HTH-type transcriptional regulator SgrR encodes MSSSRLKQQFIRLWQSCQGESQLVTLSELAEQLHCSRRHMRNLLNAMQEAGWLTWQAEAGRGKRSQLIFRYTGLALQQQRAEDLLAQDRIDQLVQLVGDKAEVRQMIRAHLGRSFRQGKHILRVLYYRPLLNLLPGSPLRRSETHLARQIFNGLTRINEENGEVEADIAHHWQAISPLHWRFYLRPAIRFHHGRELEMADVTSSLERLRPQPLFSHIQRIDSPAPWTLDLHLSEPDDWLPWLLGSVSAMILPREWPQMRDFARHPVGTGPYRVVRNQQSQLKIEAFDDYFGFRALIDDVSIWVLPEISDELVYAGVRLQGAAEDEKLEESRLEEGCYFLLFDQRSAQGRDAAVRRWLCHLLNPVALLNYAEAGYQRYWYPAYGLLPRWHHRRDLTPATKPPGLESLTLTWYSQHVEHEGIASALRPLLAQHNVRLITRAVEYETWHQGEAESDIWLGSVNFTLPLEYSLFAQLYELPLLHHCLPLDWEADAARWRGKTLPLAEWSKRLLDADSLHPLFHHWLLLEGQRSMRGVRLNTLGWFDFKSAWFAPPTL; translated from the coding sequence ATGTCCTCATCACGCCTTAAGCAGCAGTTTATCCGCCTGTGGCAAAGCTGCCAGGGCGAAAGCCAGCTGGTCACGCTCAGCGAGCTGGCTGAGCAGCTGCACTGCTCGCGTCGCCATATGCGTAACCTGCTTAACGCGATGCAGGAGGCGGGCTGGCTCACCTGGCAGGCAGAGGCGGGACGAGGCAAGCGCTCGCAGCTTATTTTCCGTTATACCGGCCTGGCGCTGCAGCAGCAGCGCGCTGAGGATCTGCTGGCGCAGGATCGCATCGATCAGCTGGTGCAGCTGGTGGGCGACAAGGCGGAGGTGCGCCAGATGATCCGCGCCCATCTCGGCCGCAGCTTTCGCCAGGGTAAACATATTCTGCGCGTGCTCTACTATCGCCCGCTGCTAAACCTGCTGCCCGGCTCGCCGCTGCGCCGTTCTGAAACGCATCTGGCGCGTCAGATCTTCAACGGCCTGACGCGTATAAATGAGGAAAACGGGGAAGTAGAGGCGGATATCGCCCATCACTGGCAGGCGATCTCGCCGCTGCACTGGCGTTTTTACCTGCGCCCGGCGATCCGCTTTCATCACGGCCGCGAGCTGGAGATGGCGGACGTGACGTCGAGCCTGGAACGCCTGCGTCCGCAGCCGCTCTTCTCCCATATTCAGCGCATTGATTCACCCGCGCCCTGGACGCTGGATCTCCATCTGAGCGAACCCGACGACTGGCTGCCGTGGCTGCTCGGCAGCGTCAGCGCCATGATCCTGCCGCGTGAATGGCCGCAGATGCGCGACTTCGCCCGCCATCCGGTCGGCACCGGCCCCTATCGCGTAGTGCGCAACCAGCAGAGTCAGCTGAAGATCGAGGCGTTTGACGACTACTTTGGCTTTCGCGCCCTGATCGATGATGTCTCTATCTGGGTGCTGCCGGAGATTAGCGACGAGCTGGTTTACGCCGGCGTGCGTCTGCAAGGTGCCGCCGAGGATGAAAAACTGGAAGAGAGCCGTCTTGAAGAGGGCTGCTATTTTCTGCTGTTCGACCAGCGCTCCGCTCAGGGACGCGATGCCGCCGTCCGGCGCTGGCTCTGCCATCTGCTGAATCCCGTCGCCCTGCTTAACTATGCCGAGGCTGGCTACCAGCGCTACTGGTATCCCGCTTACGGCCTGCTGCCGCGCTGGCATCATCGCCGCGATCTTACGCCGGCGACCAAGCCGCCCGGGCTGGAGAGCCTGACGCTGACGTGGTACAGCCAGCACGTGGAGCATGAGGGGATCGCCAGCGCGCTGCGCCCGCTGCTGGCGCAGCATAACGTGCGGCTGATTACCCGCGCGGTCGAGTATGAAACCTGGCATCAGGGCGAGGCGGAAAGCGACATCTGGCTCGGCAGCGTCAATTTCACTCTGCCGCTGGAGTATTCGCTGTTCGCCCAGCTCTACGAGCTTCCGCTGCTGCATCACTGTCTGCCGCTCGACTGGGAAGCGGACGCCGCGCGCTGGCGAGGCAAAACCCTGCCGCTGGCGGAGTGGAGCAAACGGCTGCTGGATGCGGATAGTCTGCATCCGCTGTTTCATCACTGGCTGCTGCTCGAAGGCCAGCGCAGCATGCGCGGCGTGCGCCTGAATACCCTCGGCTGGTTCGACTTTAAATCCGCCTGGTTCGCGCCGCCGACGCTGTGA
- the thiB gene encoding thiamine ABC transporter substrate binding subunit: MVKQILPLLMLLSVPALAAKPALTVYTYDSFSAEWGPGPAVKKAFEAQCGCELRYVALEDGVSLLNRVRMEGKNSKADVVLGLDNNLLQAAQQTGLFAKSGVDLHNLTLPGGWQDQTFVPFDYGYFAFVYDKTRLKNPPTSLKELVESPQKWRVIYEDPRTSTPGLGLLLWMQKVYGDKAPEAWQKLAQKTVTVTKGWSEAYGLFLKGEGDLVLSYTTSPAYHLIEEKKENYAAAPFAEGHYLQVEVAAQLASSKQPKLAQQFMQFMLTPAFQNTIPTGNWMYPVIKSDLPAGYQTLSVPQTALQFSPQEVAQQRADWISAWQRAVSR, from the coding sequence GTGGTTAAACAGATCCTCCCTCTGCTGATGTTGCTGTCCGTGCCGGCGCTGGCGGCAAAACCGGCCCTGACCGTCTACACCTACGACTCCTTTTCCGCCGAATGGGGCCCCGGCCCGGCGGTGAAAAAAGCCTTTGAGGCGCAGTGCGGCTGCGAGCTGCGCTATGTGGCGCTGGAGGATGGCGTCTCGCTGCTGAACCGCGTGCGCATGGAAGGCAAAAACAGCAAGGCTGACGTGGTGCTCGGCCTCGATAACAACCTGCTACAGGCGGCGCAGCAGACCGGCCTGTTCGCTAAAAGCGGGGTCGATCTCCATAACCTGACGCTGCCGGGCGGCTGGCAGGATCAAACCTTCGTGCCCTTCGACTACGGCTACTTCGCCTTCGTCTATGACAAAACGCGCCTTAAAAACCCGCCCACCAGCCTGAAAGAGCTGGTGGAGAGCCCGCAAAAATGGCGCGTGATCTACGAAGATCCGCGCACCAGCACCCCGGGTCTGGGTCTGCTGCTCTGGATGCAGAAGGTTTACGGCGACAAGGCGCCAGAGGCCTGGCAGAAGCTGGCGCAGAAAACCGTTACCGTGACCAAGGGCTGGAGTGAAGCCTACGGCCTGTTCCTGAAAGGGGAAGGCGATCTGGTGTTGAGCTACACCACCTCGCCCGCCTATCACCTGATCGAAGAGAAGAAAGAGAATTACGCCGCCGCGCCGTTCGCCGAAGGCCACTATTTGCAGGTCGAGGTTGCCGCGCAGCTTGCCAGCAGCAAGCAGCCGAAGCTGGCGCAGCAGTTTATGCAGTTTATGCTGACCCCCGCCTTCCAGAACACCATCCCGACCGGCAACTGGATGTATCCGGTGATAAAAAGCGATCTGCCCGCGGGCTATCAGACCCTGAGCGTGCCGCAAACCGCGCTGCAGTTTAGCCCGCAGGAAGTCGCGCAGCAGCGCG